Proteins encoded in a region of the Shumkonia mesophila genome:
- a CDS encoding LysR family transcriptional regulator, translating to MRINFELLDLRSFITVVELGTFRKAADALNLSQPALSRRVQSLEAALGAPLLERSTRHVATTAFGREIEPLARRLIDEFENQLLSISGVGDRQAGQVTIACVPTAAFYFLPKAIKEFNNQYPRIGFRLLDLSSAQALDSVARGEAEFGINFIGSSRGDLHFTPLVEDPFVLACRKDHPFAKRRSLKWKDLENRQLIGVSRASGNRVLLDSALAKTTVRLSWFYEVNHLSTSLGLVERGLGVSVLPRLATPQEDHPLLMTVPLVDPIVTRTIGIVERRAGRLSPAAQRFRDMLAGSWTIGQDNEPPTR from the coding sequence ATGCGGATCAATTTCGAACTACTTGACCTGCGATCCTTCATTACGGTCGTCGAACTGGGAACGTTCCGCAAGGCGGCGGACGCCCTGAATCTGTCACAGCCCGCGCTTTCGCGCCGCGTCCAGTCATTGGAGGCGGCGCTGGGCGCGCCATTGCTCGAACGCTCGACGCGGCATGTGGCGACGACGGCATTTGGCCGAGAAATCGAGCCCTTGGCGCGGCGTTTGATCGACGAGTTCGAGAACCAGCTTCTGTCGATTTCCGGAGTGGGCGACCGTCAGGCCGGTCAGGTCACGATCGCCTGCGTACCGACGGCAGCATTCTATTTTCTCCCGAAGGCGATCAAGGAATTCAATAACCAATATCCGCGTATCGGTTTCCGCCTTCTCGATCTGTCGTCGGCCCAGGCGTTGGATAGTGTCGCGCGCGGCGAGGCCGAGTTCGGCATCAACTTCATTGGTTCGTCGCGCGGCGATCTTCATTTCACGCCGCTGGTCGAGGATCCGTTCGTGCTGGCCTGCCGGAAAGACCATCCGTTCGCCAAGCGTCGAAGCTTGAAATGGAAGGATCTCGAAAACCGGCAACTCATCGGCGTGAGCCGTGCCAGCGGCAACCGCGTTTTGCTCGATTCGGCCCTGGCAAAGACGACGGTCAGGCTGAGCTGGTTTTATGAAGTGAACCACCTGTCGACGTCGTTGGGATTGGTCGAGAGGGGGCTTGGCGTTTCCGTGCTGCCTCGATTGGCGACCCCGCAAGAGGATCATCCGTTGCTGATGACGGTTCCGCTCGTCGATCCGATCGTGACCCGGACCATTGGAATCGTCGAACGCCGCGCCGGCAGGCTTTCCCCGGCCGCCCAGCGGTTTCGGGATATGCTGGCGGGAAGCTGGACGATTGGACAGGACAACGAGCCCCCAACCCGGTAG
- a CDS encoding alpha/beta hydrolase: MSLKSLLADYGRNAIPFVDPLNPERPLTLNTYRPVGHTPDCAVVIVQHGMNRNGDDYRDFWIPAADRHGLLIVAPTFARAEYPETEDYNNGLVFDADGSVRPHDAWVFAIPGRVVAALQQVSVMKQPKARIYGHSAGGQFVHRMISTHGGALFKAAIAANAGWYSLPTLEKAFPEGLGGLGLGVDELRRLFAYPLHILAGIDDCNANADNLPSQPEAQAQGPGRLHRARNYFARGRETAEKYGLPFNWRLTEVPGIAHDGCAMSAAAAGLWFEGQLPEMTAPAAVNF, encoded by the coding sequence ATGTCCCTGAAGAGCCTTCTCGCCGATTACGGCCGCAACGCCATCCCGTTCGTCGATCCGTTGAACCCGGAGCGACCCCTCACGCTCAACACCTATCGTCCGGTCGGGCACACGCCGGACTGCGCAGTGGTGATCGTCCAGCATGGCATGAACCGCAACGGCGACGATTATCGCGACTTCTGGATTCCGGCGGCCGACCGGCACGGCCTTCTGATCGTCGCGCCGACCTTCGCGCGGGCCGAATATCCCGAGACCGAGGACTACAATAACGGCCTCGTCTTCGACGCCGACGGCAGCGTTCGGCCCCACGACGCCTGGGTCTTCGCGATCCCGGGCCGCGTCGTCGCCGCCTTGCAGCAGGTCAGCGTCATGAAGCAGCCCAAGGCGCGCATCTACGGCCATTCGGCCGGGGGCCAGTTCGTCCACCGGATGATTTCGACGCACGGCGGCGCCCTGTTCAAGGCGGCGATCGCCGCCAATGCGGGCTGGTACTCGCTGCCGACCCTGGAAAAGGCCTTTCCGGAAGGTCTGGGCGGCCTCGGCCTCGGGGTGGACGAGCTGCGTCGCCTTTTTGCCTATCCGCTGCACATCCTGGCCGGCATCGACGACTGCAACGCCAACGCCGACAACCTGCCCTCCCAGCCCGAGGCGCAGGCCCAGGGACCGGGGCGCCTGCACCGCGCCCGCAACTATTTCGCCCGCGGCCGCGAGACGGCGGAAAAATACGGCCTGCCCTTCAACTGGCGCCTGACCGAGGTGCCGGGCATTGCCCACGACGGCTGCGCCATGTCCGCCGCCGCCGCTGGTCTGTGGTTCGAAGGCCAGCTGCCCGAGATGACCGCGCCCGCCGCCGTGAACTTCTAG
- a CDS encoding tripartite tricarboxylate transporter TctB family protein, with amino-acid sequence MAAELIFNCLVGLGIVFFLVQAFSLPQSDNPGDVLGAGGFPVILGILGLIVLAVITVRVLRQKSKVKVPMFDLGSLDGRSLALNVVLLFVYIMVLDVIGFVLSTLLYLPVAGWSIGYQKPLRLALYTVAVTAVLTGVFGILFLVPLPRGVGLLRELSYIIF; translated from the coding sequence ATGGCCGCCGAACTCATTTTCAACTGCCTGGTGGGCCTGGGGATCGTGTTTTTCCTGGTCCAGGCCTTTTCCCTGCCGCAGTCCGACAACCCAGGCGACGTCCTGGGCGCCGGCGGCTTTCCCGTCATCCTGGGTATCCTGGGGCTGATCGTGCTGGCGGTCATTACGGTCCGGGTTCTGCGGCAGAAGTCCAAGGTCAAGGTCCCCATGTTCGACCTGGGATCGCTGGACGGCCGCTCCCTGGCGCTCAACGTCGTCCTGCTGTTCGTCTATATCATGGTGCTGGACGTCATTGGGTTCGTCCTCTCGACGCTCCTCTACCTGCCGGTCGCCGGCTGGTCCATTGGCTACCAAAAACCGCTCCGCCTGGCTCTATACACCGTCGCCGTTACTGCAGTTCTCACCGGCGTCTTCGGCATCCTCTTCCTCGTGCCGTTGCCGCGCGGCGTCGGCCTGCTGCGCGAACTCAGCTACATAATCTTCTGA
- a CDS encoding M20 family metallopeptidase, which translates to MNPRIPDPVDLTRRLVAFDTINPPGQERACAQFLADLLVDAGFDCALHALDDSRASLIARLGDREAQKAPLAFTGHIDTVPLGAAPWTQDPFAGDIVGGRLYGRGSSDMKSGLAAFVAAAIAEAERIGDGAGVLMAITAGEETGCDGAMTLAEGGHLGRVGALVVGEPTANRPFVGHKGALWLKATTHGVTAHGSMPERGDNAVYKAARAIGRLESFDFNVARHPVLGKPTLNVGTVSGGLNINSVPDRATIGIDIRTIPGMDHGSLREGLRGYVGEGADIETLFDLPGVWTEPAVPWVRRVAAIVEAVTGEPFTPQAAPYFTDASVITPACGGIPTLILGPGEPSMAHQTDEYCQVESIRAATEIYRRMIVDWIESPA; encoded by the coding sequence ATGAACCCTCGCATTCCCGATCCCGTGGACTTGACCCGCCGCCTTGTCGCCTTCGATACCATCAACCCCCCGGGGCAGGAACGGGCGTGCGCCCAGTTCCTTGCGGATCTGCTGGTGGATGCCGGTTTCGACTGCGCCTTGCATGCCCTGGACGACAGCCGCGCCAGCCTGATCGCGCGGCTGGGCGATCGGGAGGCGCAGAAGGCCCCTTTGGCGTTCACCGGGCATATCGATACGGTACCGCTGGGCGCGGCGCCGTGGACGCAGGACCCGTTCGCCGGCGACATCGTCGGCGGCCGCCTGTACGGGCGCGGATCGAGCGACATGAAGAGCGGCCTGGCCGCCTTCGTCGCCGCGGCGATCGCCGAGGCTGAGCGGATCGGCGATGGGGCCGGGGTTCTGATGGCCATTACCGCCGGCGAGGAAACCGGGTGCGACGGCGCCATGACTTTGGCCGAGGGGGGCCATCTTGGCCGGGTTGGGGCCCTGGTGGTCGGTGAGCCGACGGCGAACCGGCCGTTCGTCGGTCACAAGGGAGCGTTGTGGCTGAAGGCGACGACGCATGGTGTCACCGCGCACGGCTCGATGCCCGAGCGCGGGGATAACGCCGTTTACAAGGCGGCCCGCGCGATCGGACGGCTTGAAAGCTTCGACTTCAACGTCGCCCGCCATCCGGTGTTGGGCAAGCCGACGCTCAACGTCGGAACCGTCAGCGGCGGCCTCAACATCAATTCAGTGCCCGACCGGGCCACCATCGGCATCGACATCCGGACCATTCCGGGCATGGACCATGGCTCGTTGCGGGAGGGGTTGCGGGGGTATGTCGGGGAAGGGGCGGACATCGAGACGCTGTTCGACCTGCCCGGCGTGTGGACCGAGCCCGCGGTTCCGTGGGTGCGGCGCGTGGCGGCGATCGTCGAGGCGGTAACCGGGGAGCCATTCACGCCACAGGCGGCGCCCTATTTCACCGATGCCTCGGTGATTACGCCCGCCTGCGGCGGCATCCCAACCCTGATCCTCGGGCCGGGGGAGCCGTCCATGGCCCATCAGACCGACGAGTACTGTCAGGTCGAGAGCATCCGGGCGGCGACGGAAATCTACCGGCGGATGATCGTCGATTGGATCGAGTCCCCGGCATAA
- a CDS encoding 4-oxalomesaconate tautomerase — MRLRPIPYLFMRGGTSRGPYFLRSDLPEDRETLAGVLLAVIGAGHPGNIDGLGGGSAVTCKVAMLSKSDHPWAEVDYFFAQVISAKREVDFSPSCGNILAGVGPAAIEMGLIEPRDGQTTVRIRAVNTGSLIEADIQTPGREVDYEGPARIDGVPGTAAPIRLNFSEVVGSKTGRLFPTGNRIDEIDGIRVSCVDAAMPMVIARAADFGLSGYESKADLDATRTFYERMEPIRIEAGRRMGFGDVSRNVIPKFAVLAAARAGGTVASRYFMPWDCHPSYAVTGGIGLCACILSPGTIAESIVAPRPSGPTASIFIEHPAGSLEIVADFAITGGQLDLRKIGTLRTARKLASGHVYVPSHLWRVDGGPCQSK, encoded by the coding sequence ATGCGATTGAGACCCATCCCTTACCTCTTCATGCGGGGGGGGACCTCCCGCGGGCCCTATTTCCTGCGCAGCGACCTGCCGGAAGACAGGGAAACACTGGCCGGCGTGCTGCTGGCGGTCATCGGCGCCGGGCATCCGGGAAACATCGACGGGCTCGGCGGCGGCAGCGCGGTGACGTGCAAGGTCGCCATGCTGTCAAAATCCGACCATCCCTGGGCCGAGGTAGACTACTTTTTCGCCCAGGTCATTTCCGCGAAGAGGGAGGTCGATTTCTCCCCGTCGTGCGGCAACATCCTGGCGGGCGTTGGGCCGGCCGCCATCGAGATGGGCTTGATCGAGCCTCGGGATGGCCAAACGACGGTGCGGATCCGGGCGGTCAATACCGGCTCGCTGATCGAGGCCGATATCCAGACCCCCGGTCGCGAAGTCGACTATGAGGGGCCCGCCCGCATCGATGGCGTGCCGGGAACCGCGGCGCCGATCAGGCTCAATTTTTCGGAAGTGGTCGGATCGAAGACGGGCCGGCTGTTTCCGACCGGAAACCGCATCGACGAAATCGATGGAATCCGGGTTTCCTGTGTGGATGCCGCCATGCCCATGGTGATTGCCCGGGCGGCGGATTTCGGGCTTTCGGGGTATGAAAGCAAAGCCGATCTCGACGCCACGCGGACGTTCTACGAGCGGATGGAGCCGATCCGCATCGAGGCCGGCCGGCGGATGGGCTTCGGCGACGTCTCGCGCAATGTCATCCCCAAGTTCGCCGTGCTCGCCGCCGCGCGCGCCGGCGGAACGGTGGCCTCGCGGTATTTCATGCCCTGGGACTGCCATCCCAGCTATGCGGTAACGGGCGGCATCGGGCTCTGTGCCTGCATCCTGTCTCCGGGGACGATCGCCGAATCGATTGTTGCCCCGCGTCCGTCCGGCCCCACCGCATCAATCTTCATCGAGCATCCGGCGGGAAGCCTGGAAATCGTTGCCGATTTCGCGATCACGGGGGGCCAACTCGACCTTCGCAAGATTGGGACCTTAAGAACGGCCCGCAAGCTTGCCTCGGGGCATGTTTACGTTCCTTCCCATCTTTGGCGGGTCGACGGGGGACCTTGTCAGTCGAAATAA
- a CDS encoding isoaspartyl peptidase/L-asparaginase family protein, whose product MSPAIRPVLAIHGGAGTVPREAMTAEREDAFHAGLRHALRAGHAVLRDGGTALDAVTAAVMALEDDPLFNAGRGAVFTADGKMEMDAAVMDGRDRRAGAVAGICGPRHPVLAARAVMEQTDHVLLAGPGARRFCRQVGLEHRPTSWFRTEIRWQALQEVLERHRLGLADDGNEARKHGTVGAVACDALGDLAAATSTGGMTAKMPGRVGDSPLPGAGTWADNASCAVSATGHGEFFIRRAVGHEVASRIRWAKQALDEAASAVVMDELAAIGGSGGLVAVDAAGHVSMPFNCPGMYRGFVTADGGLHTAIYREPCRIERD is encoded by the coding sequence ATGTCCCCTGCGATCCGCCCCGTCCTGGCCATTCACGGCGGGGCCGGCACCGTCCCCAGGGAAGCCATGACGGCCGAACGCGAGGACGCCTTTCACGCCGGGTTGCGCCACGCCCTGCGGGCCGGCCACGCGGTGCTGAGGGACGGCGGCACGGCCCTCGATGCCGTCACGGCGGCGGTGATGGCGCTGGAGGACGACCCCCTGTTCAACGCCGGCCGCGGCGCCGTGTTCACCGCCGACGGCAAGATGGAAATGGACGCCGCCGTCATGGACGGACGGGACCGCCGGGCCGGGGCCGTCGCCGGCATCTGCGGGCCTCGCCATCCGGTTCTGGCCGCGCGGGCTGTGATGGAACAGACCGATCACGTTCTCCTGGCCGGCCCGGGGGCGCGCCGTTTCTGCCGACAGGTCGGTCTGGAACACAGGCCGACCTCGTGGTTTCGCACCGAAATCCGCTGGCAGGCCCTGCAAGAGGTGCTGGAACGGCACCGTCTCGGGCTCGCCGACGACGGCAACGAGGCCCGCAAGCATGGAACGGTCGGCGCCGTCGCCTGCGATGCCTTGGGCGACCTCGCGGCCGCCACCTCGACCGGCGGCATGACCGCGAAGATGCCGGGACGCGTCGGCGATTCCCCACTGCCGGGGGCGGGAACATGGGCCGACAATGCGTCCTGCGCAGTCTCGGCGACCGGGCACGGCGAGTTCTTCATTCGCCGTGCCGTCGGCCACGAGGTCGCCTCGCGCATCCGATGGGCGAAGCAGGCGCTGGATGAGGCGGCAAGCGCCGTGGTGATGGATGAACTCGCGGCCATCGGCGGTTCGGGCGGCCTCGTCGCCGTCGATGCCGCCGGTCACGTCTCCATGCCGTTCAATTGCCCCGGCATGTATCGCGGCTTCGTCACCGCCGATGGCGGCCTGCACACCGCGATCTATCGCGAGCCCTGCCGGATCGAGCGGGATTGA
- a CDS encoding ABC transporter ATP-binding protein, with amino-acid sequence MIATPAQTTPIIGLEGLSRDFQRPPVLAERLLALLGRKALPPVLRAVTDVDIAVRRGEVLGLVGESGCGKSTLGRMVSGILPPTRGRVTFDGQPAATLAGRDRLAYVLGVQMIFQDPYASLNPRQKVGDIIAEPLKVHRMVENRGEVVERVDRALAEVGLDPSYKERYPHQFSGGQRQRIGIARAFIVNPRFLVCDEPIAALDVSIQAQVINLFMDLRDKYELTYLFISHDLSVVRHIADRVAIMYLGRLVEIAPAADLFAQPAHPYTRALLAEIPSVKRRRRKFQPVQGELPSPLNPPPGCTFHPRCPFAIARCREERPVLRDIAPHRQSACHLSDQI; translated from the coding sequence ATGATCGCAACGCCGGCGCAAACGACGCCCATCATCGGGCTGGAGGGATTGTCGCGGGACTTCCAGCGCCCGCCGGTCCTGGCCGAGCGGCTTCTCGCCCTGCTGGGCCGCAAGGCCCTGCCGCCAGTCCTCAGGGCGGTTACAGACGTCGACATTGCCGTACGCAGGGGCGAGGTGCTGGGGCTGGTCGGCGAGTCGGGCTGCGGGAAATCGACGCTGGGGCGGATGGTTTCGGGCATCCTGCCGCCGACGCGGGGCCGCGTGACGTTCGACGGACAACCGGCCGCCACGCTGGCCGGCCGCGACAGGCTGGCCTACGTCCTGGGAGTCCAGATGATCTTCCAGGACCCCTATGCCTCGCTCAATCCGCGCCAGAAGGTCGGCGACATCATCGCCGAGCCCCTGAAGGTCCATCGCATGGTGGAAAACCGTGGCGAGGTGGTCGAACGGGTCGACAGGGCGCTGGCTGAAGTCGGCCTCGATCCCAGCTACAAGGAGCGCTATCCGCATCAGTTCTCGGGCGGCCAGCGCCAGCGCATCGGCATCGCGCGAGCCTTTATCGTCAATCCGCGCTTTCTCGTCTGCGACGAGCCGATCGCCGCGCTCGACGTCTCCATCCAGGCCCAAGTGATCAACCTCTTCATGGACCTGCGCGACAAGTACGAGTTGACCTATCTGTTCATCAGTCACGACCTGTCGGTAGTGCGCCACATCGCCGACCGGGTGGCAATCATGTATCTCGGACGCCTGGTGGAAATCGCCCCGGCTGCCGACCTGTTCGCCCAGCCGGCCCACCCCTACACGCGCGCCCTGCTGGCCGAGATCCCCTCGGTCAAGCGCCGCCGCCGGAAATTCCAGCCGGTGCAGGGTGAACTGCCCTCGCCCCTGAATCCACCGCCGGGATGCACCTTCCACCCGCGCTGCCCGTTCGCCATCGCGCGCTGCCGCGAGGAAAGGCCGGTGTTGCGCGACATCGCTCCCCATCGGCAGTCCGCCTGCCATCTTAGCGACCAGATCTGA
- a CDS encoding Bug family tripartite tricarboxylate transporter substrate binding protein produces the protein MRLRNVITAGVIGVFLAATAGGAFAQNYPRRAVEMVVPFGAGGASDIFARQFAQIATKYLGAPITIVNKGGAGTIEGMTYAYSAPADGYTILEVTPSLPIVEARNTSSVKFRAEFEPIMRVQADVQLFGVPKSSPFKTLDDLIAFAKANPKKLKIGGISPGALDDYIANGFAKAAGFQWNYIPYKGASVLKAAVLGGELDIYQDKVISFMSLVESGDIRPLVVLSDKRLDVPGLKEVPSSVEKGIKFTQGSWRGFVVKKGTPADVKKIIIDAFQKAYDDPAYKAVEKQQMTDILPGYLKADDFRKSLDAEVESFSAVFKELGLVKQ, from the coding sequence ATGAGACTGCGCAATGTCATCACGGCTGGAGTCATTGGCGTCTTTCTTGCCGCCACGGCTGGAGGCGCATTTGCCCAAAATTATCCGCGCCGGGCGGTGGAAATGGTCGTTCCGTTCGGGGCCGGCGGCGCCAGCGACATTTTCGCCCGACAGTTCGCCCAGATCGCCACCAAGTACCTTGGCGCGCCAATCACGATCGTCAACAAGGGCGGTGCCGGTACCATCGAGGGCATGACGTACGCATACAGCGCCCCCGCGGACGGATACACCATCCTGGAAGTCACCCCGTCGCTGCCGATCGTCGAGGCCCGAAATACCAGCTCCGTGAAGTTCCGCGCCGAATTCGAACCCATCATGAGGGTGCAGGCCGACGTGCAGCTGTTTGGCGTTCCGAAAAGCAGCCCATTCAAGACGCTGGACGACCTGATCGCCTTCGCCAAGGCCAATCCCAAGAAGCTGAAGATCGGCGGCATCTCGCCCGGGGCCCTGGATGATTACATCGCCAACGGTTTCGCCAAGGCGGCCGGATTCCAGTGGAACTACATTCCCTACAAAGGCGCTTCCGTGTTGAAGGCGGCTGTCCTGGGCGGCGAACTGGACATCTATCAGGACAAGGTCATTTCTTTCATGAGCCTGGTCGAGAGCGGCGATATTCGCCCCTTGGTGGTCCTCAGCGACAAGCGCCTCGACGTGCCCGGACTGAAGGAGGTGCCGAGCTCCGTGGAAAAGGGGATCAAGTTCACCCAGGGGTCTTGGCGCGGTTTCGTCGTCAAGAAGGGTACCCCGGCGGACGTCAAGAAGATCATCATCGACGCCTTCCAGAAGGCTTATGACGATCCGGCGTACAAGGCCGTGGAAAAGCAGCAGATGACGGATATCCTGCCCGGGTACCTGAAGGCCGATGACTTCCGCAAATCCTTGGATGCCGAGGTCGAAAGCTTCTCGGCGGTCTTCAAGGAACTGGGGTTGGTCAAGCAGTAG
- a CDS encoding tripartite tricarboxylate transporter permease — translation MDVLIQAFGQVFSPLSAVLVVVGTVFGIVCGALPGVSTSLAIILCLPFTYTMAPVSAVVLLIAVYVGGACGGSISAILIKTPGTPEAVATTFDGYPMAQKGQTGIALGLAVTASSFGTIFSALVMLVAAPLLAKVALSFQSAEYFGLGLLGLSCITSIAAKDQMKALLSVILGLMISTIGIDSINGAERFAFGQPFLLNGINYISVMIGAFAIAEVFKNIEEFRHRDNTLREAKVSIKLMKFAEMLKMWATFVKSSIIGVIVGIIPAAGGSISSLIAYGEASRSHAHDPIKFGEGNPRGIVAPEAANNAGVGGALVPTMVLGIPGSPVTAVIMAAFIIIGLRPGPLLLREQPVLLDSIFLALVFSALLLFVGGRFVTRQFGHILKLPYPLLGPLIVALGLVGAYSLQNSFYDVIIMLVFGLVGYFFDKFHYSNPALILGLILGELVENSLRKQIIIGDGSAIGFVERPVSLVILVMVALTFFWPLIGSLLGKGKVRAA, via the coding sequence ATGGACGTCCTCATTCAAGCTTTCGGCCAAGTGTTCAGTCCGCTGTCCGCGGTCCTGGTGGTCGTGGGTACGGTATTCGGCATCGTCTGCGGCGCGCTTCCGGGGGTCAGCACCTCGTTGGCCATCATTCTCTGCCTGCCGTTCACGTACACGATGGCCCCGGTTTCCGCCGTCGTGTTGCTGATTGCGGTTTATGTGGGCGGCGCTTGTGGCGGATCGATTTCGGCCATCCTCATCAAGACGCCGGGAACCCCCGAAGCGGTGGCCACCACCTTCGACGGTTACCCGATGGCGCAGAAGGGCCAGACGGGAATCGCCCTGGGCCTGGCGGTGACCGCCTCGTCGTTCGGAACCATCTTCTCGGCCCTCGTCATGCTGGTGGCGGCCCCGTTGCTGGCCAAGGTGGCGCTGTCTTTCCAGAGCGCCGAATACTTCGGCCTCGGTCTGCTGGGCTTAAGCTGCATCACCAGCATCGCCGCCAAGGACCAGATGAAGGCCCTGCTCTCGGTGATCCTCGGCCTGATGATCTCGACCATCGGCATCGACAGCATCAACGGCGCCGAGCGCTTTGCGTTCGGACAGCCCTTCCTGCTCAACGGCATCAACTACATTTCGGTGATGATCGGCGCCTTCGCCATCGCCGAGGTCTTCAAGAACATCGAGGAATTCCGCCATCGCGACAACACCCTGCGCGAGGCCAAGGTGTCGATCAAGCTGATGAAGTTCGCCGAGATGCTCAAGATGTGGGCCACCTTCGTCAAGTCATCGATCATCGGCGTCATCGTCGGTATCATCCCGGCGGCGGGGGGCTCCATTTCCAGCCTGATCGCCTATGGGGAAGCCTCGCGATCGCACGCCCATGACCCGATCAAGTTCGGCGAGGGCAATCCGCGCGGCATCGTCGCCCCCGAAGCCGCCAACAACGCCGGTGTGGGAGGCGCGCTGGTGCCCACCATGGTCTTGGGCATCCCCGGAAGCCCGGTCACGGCCGTCATCATGGCCGCGTTCATCATCATCGGCCTCCGGCCTGGACCGCTGCTGCTCCGCGAGCAGCCGGTCCTGCTGGATTCCATTTTCCTGGCCCTGGTGTTTTCGGCGCTGCTGCTGTTCGTCGGCGGCCGCTTCGTCACGCGGCAGTTCGGGCACATCCTGAAGCTGCCCTATCCGCTGCTGGGCCCCCTGATCGTCGCCCTGGGCCTGGTCGGCGCCTATTCGCTTCAGAACAGCTTCTACGACGTGATCATCATGTTGGTCTTCGGCCTGGTGGGATACTTCTTCGACAAGTTCCATTACTCCAACCCGGCGCTGATCCTGGGGCTGATTCTGGGAGAACTGGTGGAGAATTCGCTGCGCAAGCAGATCATCATCGGCGACGGCAGCGCCATCGGCTTCGTCGAACGGCCGGTTTCCCTCGTCATCCTGGTGATGGTCGCCCTGACGTTCTTTTGGCCGCTGATCGGCAGTCTTCTGGGCAAAGGCAAGGTCCGCGCCGCGTGA
- a CDS encoding M20 family metallopeptidase: MQNSDAIWKLVDDHHKHFADLSDRIWGMPEIAYAEYRSVAEHTAMLRAQGFRVTENAAGIPTAVIGEAGQGGPVIAILGEYDALPGLSQEANIAEPRPLEAGGAGHGCGHNLLGSAALLAATALKEWLEKTGRPGRVRYYGCPAEEGGAAKTFMVRDGAFADVDVAITWHPGSMTRVDEALSLANTRMDFHFTGRASHAAAAPHLGRSALDAVELMNVGVNYMREHMPQDARIHYAMLDSGGIAPNVVQASAKVRYAIRARDVHGMLALNERVKKVAEGAALMTETKVTISILSAVSSMLGNTPLREAMHLNMQRLGPVGFDAADRDYAARIQATLSDEDILSGYRRVGLPVREATPLCDFIVPLDAVGEPMIGSTDVADVSWTVPTVEARVATCAIGTPGHSWQLTAQGKAPAAHKGLAYAAKVMAATAVDLMTDEALMARAKKDFRDRTQKTPYACPIPKDVHPPVQPRPAALA, encoded by the coding sequence ATGCAAAATTCCGACGCCATCTGGAAACTAGTGGACGACCACCACAAGCATTTCGCCGACCTCAGCGACCGCATCTGGGGCATGCCGGAAATCGCCTACGCCGAATACCGCTCGGTGGCCGAGCATACGGCCATGCTGCGGGCCCAGGGCTTCCGGGTGACCGAGAACGCGGCCGGCATCCCGACGGCGGTAATCGGCGAGGCCGGCCAAGGCGGGCCCGTCATCGCCATTCTCGGCGAATACGACGCCCTGCCCGGCCTCAGCCAGGAAGCCAACATCGCCGAGCCGAGGCCGCTCGAGGCTGGCGGCGCCGGCCACGGCTGCGGCCACAATCTTCTCGGCTCCGCCGCCCTGCTGGCGGCGACTGCGCTTAAGGAGTGGCTGGAAAAGACCGGCCGGCCCGGCCGTGTGCGCTATTACGGTTGCCCGGCCGAGGAAGGCGGCGCCGCCAAGACTTTCATGGTCCGCGACGGCGCCTTCGCCGACGTCGATGTCGCCATCACCTGGCATCCGGGATCAATGACCCGGGTCGACGAGGCCCTGTCGCTGGCCAACACGCGCATGGACTTCCATTTCACCGGCCGCGCTTCCCATGCGGCGGCGGCACCGCACCTGGGACGCAGCGCGCTCGACGCGGTGGAACTGATGAACGTCGGCGTCAACTACATGCGCGAACATATGCCGCAGGATGCCCGCATCCATTACGCCATGCTGGATTCCGGCGGCATCGCGCCCAACGTGGTCCAGGCCTCGGCCAAGGTCCGCTACGCCATTCGCGCCCGCGACGTTCATGGCATGCTCGCCCTCAACGAGCGGGTGAAGAAGGTGGCCGAGGGGGCCGCCCTGATGACCGAAACCAAGGTCACCATCTCGATTCTCAGCGCGGTTTCCAGCATGCTCGGCAACACGCCGCTGCGCGAGGCCATGCATCTCAACATGCAGCGCCTCGGCCCGGTGGGATTCGATGCCGCCGACCGCGACTACGCCGCCAGAATCCAGGCCACGCTGAGCGACGAGGACATCCTCAGCGGCTATCGGCGGGTCGGACTGCCGGTGCGGGAGGCCACGCCGCTCTGCGACTTCATCGTTCCGCTCGATGCCGTCGGCGAGCCGATGATCGGCTCGACCGACGTCGCCGACGTCAGTTGGACGGTGCCCACCGTCGAGGCCCGGGTCGCCACCTGTGCCATCGGCACGCCGGGCCATTCCTGGCAGCTGACCGCCCAGGGCAAGGCGCCGGCCGCCCACAAGGGCTTGGCCTATGCCGCCAAGGTCATGGCCGCCACCGCCGTCGACCTGATGACCGACGAAGCACTGATGGCCCGCGCCAAAAAGGATTTCCGCGACCGCACGCAGAAGACGCCTTATGCCTGTCCCATTCCCAAGGACGTCCACCCGCCGGTCCAGCCGCGCCCGGCGGCCTTGGCATAG